The Vicia villosa cultivar HV-30 ecotype Madison, WI unplaced genomic scaffold, Vvil1.0 ctg.000464F_1_1_1, whole genome shotgun sequence DNA window AAACTCTTATTATGCTCTTTTAACAACCCTCTTTCACTCATCTTGGGGTACTTTTTCTTTATGATGCTTTTGTGAGCAGATATGTAAGGTTGAACTTCATCCGtgttattcaatatatacaaatgcGCTTGAACAACCACATCAATACTTAAGCTCTTGATCTTTAAACCTTGTGTACCCACACCCTCACATCTTCCATCATGACGAGACTTGGGAACCCCTACAGCATTCACTTCCGACAAATAGTTAGAACAAAACTCAATTGCTTCTTCTGCAATGTACCTCTCAATAATCGATGCTTCCGGACGGTGTGGGTTCTTTGTATACCCTTTTAGGATCTTCATGTATCGCTCTATTGGATACATCCACCGTAAAAAAATTGGACCACATAATCTAATCTCCCTTACTAGATGAACAATcaagtgaaccataatgtcaaaaaatgaaGGAGGAAAAAACATCTCTAATTGGCACAAGATAACTGCAGCCTCATTGTCCAAATCTTCTAACTTTAATGGATCAATGGCTTTGCAACAAATTGCATTGAAAAACAGGCACAACCTAGTTATAGTCTTCCTAACATTGTTAGGCAATATCCCACGAATAGCCACTGGTAGTAGTTGTTGCATTAAGACATGACAgtcatgagattttaagccaactaatttgagatctttaaccgatACAAGCCTCTTGACATTTGATGAGTAACCATGCGGCACTTTGATACTTTCTAAACACTCACaaaaactttttttctcttttttcgacAAAGTGTAGCAGGCAAGAGGCAAATACGTCTTGTTACCTACATTATGTTATCATCAAGAATTTCAACAATTAAGTTATGAACATGCTATTTTAACATCAAAAGGTAATGATAGCTTAATTTGAACACATAGTTGGTACCTATATATTGTGGAGTTAGCTCTTCTCGTATACCCATCACGCCCAAATCTAGACGAGCTTTAATACCAtcctttgtcttgccttgaatgtTGAGAAGTGTTCCGATTACACTATCACATACATTTTTCTCCACGTGCATCACATCAATACAATGTCTTACCTCAAGACtagaccaatatggaagatcGAAGAAAACCGACCtctttttccatatatttttcGCAATAGGCCGCTTTTGGTACTTTCCAAAAACAGCAGTAATGCCCTGTTGTCGTTGATAAACTTCCTCTCCAGTTAAGGGCTTTGGAGCAACACCATACTCTTGTTTCCCATTGAAAGCTTTCCGCAATCTACGATATGGATGATAACGATTTAGAAATTTTCGATGCCCGAGATAAACAGTCTTCTTTCCTTTTTCAAGCTGATGGTAACATGTGTCTTTTTCACATATAGGACACGCTTTATGCCCTTTAACTTTATACCCAGACAAATTGCCATATGCCGAAAAATCGTTGATGGTGCAAAACAACATGGCACGCATATTGAACTGTTCACCAGAATGCGCATCGAAAACATCCACCCCTTCCTCCCACAACACTTTTAAATCATCGATCAGTGGActtagataaacatctatgtcgTTTCCTGGTTGTTTTGGGCCCGAAATCATCAAGGATAACATCACATATTTACGCTTCATGCACAACCTAGGAGATAGGTTGTAAATCATCAGAAGAACTGGCCAAGAAGTATGGTTAGTTTTTAGATTACCAAACgaattcattccatcagtagaaagTCCAAGTCTAAGGTTTCTCGACTCTTTGCCAAAATTTGGAAACAAAGAATctattttcttccattgcaaagaaTCAGCTACATGGCGGATTTGTCCatcacattttctttcttctgCATGCCATCTAAGATTCTTTGCATCGTTTGCATTAGCGAATAATCTCTTGAACCTTGAAATTATTGATAGGTACCATACCACTTTCGCGGGAGGACCCTTTTTGACCTCATCATCATCACTAGATTCACCATGTCTCTTTTTGTAGCGTGACGCCTTGCACTTCGGACAATGGTTATAGTTTACATACTCTTTtctgtataatatgcaatcattaggacatgcatgtatcttttcatACTCCAAACCCATCGGACACAGTATTTTCTTCGCCTCGTAATAACGACTTGGCAGTACGTTACCTTCTGGAAGCATTTGTGTCAACAGTTCAAGCAATTCGGTAAAACTTTTGTCAGTCCACCCGTTAATTGCCTtcagattaaacaattttaacacgGCTGACAAACGTGTAAAATTTGTGCATCCCGGGTACAAAGGTGTATCCTTGTCATTGCATAAACTATCATACGCATGTGCCCTCTTAAACGAATCTTGTCCAATATCACACATCATGTCTTCCAGACGGTCATCCATTTCTACACTAACATTATCTCTTTGGGACACATTTGAATTTTCTACCACTTCCCCGTGCCATATCCATTGTGTATAGTTTTGACAAATCCCTTCACAAATTAGATGATCCATGATTTTTTTCATACTAAGTTTTGGTTCTTTATTTGCACAACGAACACATGGACAGAAAAAAAAGCGTAGGGTGACTATCTTCAGCATTACTTTTAGGAGGAGGAAGATCTTTTTTAGCATTACTTTCAGCAAACTCTAGAAATTCCATCACCCCATGTTCGTACTCATCACTTAATCGATTAGctctcatccaactacgatccataccTACAACGTAAACTTAATTAATACTTAGAATAAATTCTAAGtatagtttttatataatatcaaataattgtTATAGCATATGTTATGAGGTACAACACTTTAGGCTCACTAAAGTATTCTTTTAATTAATACTTAGAATCAATTCTAAGtatagtttttatataaaaaataacaacGAGAGAAAAGTAATTTTACACATGATTTCAAATACTAGTATATGGGAGGGAGTACTAGTATACTTCAAGATAAGGTTCAAATACTAGTATATGGGAGGGAGTACTAGTATACTACAAGTATATATTTCAAATAATACAAGATAAGGTTCAAATTAATATGAGTTTGACTTGCTGTAGAGAAACAATATTCCTAGCAATTTACAAGATTCTTTCCCACTAATGTTTACACTCAATCTTTTATGATACCAAATACAAActgtaaaagtaataaaaaacaaGGAATGTAGGATTTTCAATTGAAAGTTGGACCACATGTTATTGCTATACACCCTCAAATCTTTTAACAAACACAAATATATTACTAGTATACTACTACTAATACTCAAACAAATTCTTCATGTTCTTGAGATAACTAGAAACTTATTGTTTGTTCTTAAGTTTGCCAAAGATAATGCTGTCACTTTTGAGTTGCACGataaaaatgttttataaaaTTTCATGTAAAGATAATGCTGTCATTTTCCTAGGGGCAACTTATTTGCATTGTAAAGAAAATCTTCAAACATACCATAACTAACCAAGTACTTGAGTAACATAGAGCTTGTTATTCCAATCATAGATTTCACCAAAGCAAAAGAAACacaacaattccaatcatttacTTGTAATGAAAGTATAGTATAACACAATGGATTTCGCTTTTAACTAATATAAATTGCTAGCATTTAactataacaaaaacataataaaaagatAGCCCTACAATCATATTCCCCATTTTTTCTGAGATTGAACTGAGTGTATGCTGACTATATTTGAAGTGCAATAGATTAAAAACAGATTAAGAGCATTCAGCATACCTTGAGGAATCTTTTCGAGTGATTGTTTGTTGGAAATTTCACAGAGAGTGCGAGTAGTTGTGATTTTGGTGGAATGGTCTTTGAGAAGCAGTCGGTGGCAGCAGTGAAGGGCGGATGAGAGGGTGGCCGGTCGGCAGCGGTGAATGGCGAAGGAGAGGGTGGCGGCGGCGAAGGTCGTAGCGGCGGAGGGAGGTCGCGCGCGGAGGTGTTGACGGAGGAGGGAGGTCGCGCGCGGAGGTATTGACGAAGGAGGTGAAGAAATGTTACGCAGGCTGTGAGGAGTGAAGAAAGTTACGCAGAAAAGAAATATTGTTTTGTGAGAAAGGAGGCTAGGGTTTAGTTGGTAATGGTGGAAAAAGTGGGGTACTTTTCCCATCGGTTTTCACATGGGCCGATGGAAAAGCCCTTTCAGAAATACTTTTCCCATCGGGTATGAATTGGGCCGATGGAAAAGCCcaattaaaaatacttttcccATCGGTTATGAATTGGACCGATGTCAGAGGCTTTATAAAATATTTCGCCTTATTTACAACAATGCCACCGTGTAgtggttttttattttttgagttatttttcCCATCAGCTCCAttaaatgtctgatgtaaaatcccaaaatcaatattttttcacatcaatttgttttaaaacctGATGTAAAATTCTTTGACATATCCTTTTCCCATCAGTTTTAtttatacctgatgtaaaatcttataaccaaatgtaatatttttagtagtgattcttacttttttatattttttatatttgtatttgtttAAACAATTTTAATATGTATTTGTCTCTAACTAAGACTATTActtaaaaatttagaaaaactCTTAACCtatctttcaattattttaattattttaaaatttaaaattttgatttttttcaaacactttctttaaaagaacttctagtatttaattatttatgaataTATACACTTTCAAACatttaa harbors:
- the LOC131628568 gene encoding uncharacterized protein LOC131628568 — protein: MDRSWMRANRLSDEYEHGVMEFLEFAESNAKNTLRFFFCPCVRCANKEPKLSMKKIMDHLICEGICQNYTQWIWHGEVVENSNVSQRDNVSVEMDDRLEDMMCDIGQDSFKRAHAYDSLCNDKDTPLYPGCTNFTRLSAVLKLFNLKAINGWTDKSFTELLELLTQMLPEGNVLPSRYYEAKKILCPMGLEYEKIHACPNDCILYRKEYVNYNHCPKCKASRYKKRHGESSDDDEVKKGPPAKVVWYLSIISRFKRLFANANDAKNLRWHAEERKCDGQIRHVADSLQWKKIDSLFPNFGKESRNLRLGLSTDGMNSFGNLKTNHTSWPVLLMIYNLSPRLCMKRKYVMLSLMISGPKQPGNDIDVYLSPLIDDLKVLWEEGVDVFDAHSGEQFNMRAMLFCTINDFSAYGNLSGYKVKGHKACPICEKDTCYHQLEKGKKTVYLGHRKFLNRYHPYRRLRKAFNGKQEYGVAPKPLTGEEVYQRQQGITAVFGKYQKRPIAKNIWKKRSVFFDLPYWSSLEVRHCIDVMHVEKNVCDSVIGTLLNIQGKTKDGIKARLDLGVMGIREELTPQYIGNKTYLPLACYTLSKKEKKSFCECLESIKVPHGYSSNVKRLVSVKDLKLVGLKSHDCHVLMQQLLPVAIRGILPNNVRKTITRLCLFFNAICCKAIDPLKLEDLDNEAAVILCQLEMFFPPSFFDIMVHLIVHLVREIRLCGPIFLRWMYPIERYMKILKGYTKNPHRPEASIIERYIAEEAIEFCSNYLSEVNAVGVPKSRHDGRCEGVGTQGLKIKSLSIDVVVQAHLYILNNTDEVQPYISAHKSIIKKKYPKMSERGLLKEHNKSFSEWFKEKIAGDDSASKTIKWLSYEPKCNIITWNGYDINKTSFYTKAKDDRSTTQNSGVMIVAESMHFSSAKDKKPVMASTPYFGVIEEIWEVDYVVFKVPVFKCKWVDINSGVRIDEFGVTLVDLSKLAYADEPFIMASQAKQVFYVTDPCNKRWSVVLQGKVHDSDENQDANLDISETPPLSTNVPTFIEEDVEDDVHAIRIDHEEGIWEN